CAATCAACCACCGTGTCATCTTCCTTCAGAAAACATTTGCCTTTCACCTGCCTTATAGTAAGGCAGAAAAGTAGCATGCACACAGAACAGAACAGGGGTGAAGCTACAAAGGGACTAACCGTgggcccccccccccccctccttcCCCCATGGCTCTAATATATACGAGTCTGTTAATTGTATCTTATAGTATGACACAAAAGTCGCATGTTTGAGCCTCCCTCAATCTTGTTTTCTCGAAATATTTTACACCTCCTTTTGAatcccccccccctcccctacACACACTAACAATCACCTGTACAACTACTAAACCAAACAAGGGAAATACCTGAAATACACTCATTTCTCGTCCTACATATGTTTATTCAATAAATTTGTCACATTCATAAAGTTTACAGGAATATGTAATGGAGATACTCACAATACAACAGGGATAACAGTGAGGAATTTCCTATTGCGAGTAAGCTGCTGGCCATTTTCAATCTGCTCCCACCAAGTCAACCCATTGTAGATACCCTGATCATCAGAAAATGGTGTGCCTTTCTTCCAATGAAAGCAGTGGTAAGTGACCTGAGCAAAAGAGAACAAGTGGAATGCATTATTAAACTGGATTCAAACGATGAACTTCAGAAAGCCGTCATGAGTAGACATGAGTAGAAGTGGCACAGAAACAGTATGCTCTGTGGCAGAATTCGTTTTTCAGAATGAACATAAAACTCTAGGTAGTTGCGTCTAAAGCTAAATGAAGAGAAATAATGAAAAAGGTTAGACAAACAAAATGCTTTTAACCATGAGTAACCCAATTCCGCATTAGATCCTATCCTACTAACCAATCAACCAATACCATGCATTTATTGTAGATTATTCTAGCTTTCCTAATAAGAACCGAAACAGACAAAATACATGATTAGATGTCTCATGTATCACGAATAAGCATATAAGATGAACCTCAGATATTGAATTTTGCATAGCAGTCCGCAAGCTCGATCAGCAAATACAACACTCGCGATCACCTATACCGATAATGACTAGTCACCTCTATGACACAGTTCCCTTAACCAAAATATACTATTCCAGATCAACATAGAAGTATAATATTTGCTGGATTGGTTCATTCAGTGAATTCAACTCCAATCCTCAGAAGGTATACTATACCAATACATGATTATACCAATCCACCATAATACATTAAACATGACTATACCAATATCCATCAAGCCATTAACTTCTCCAAGTCAGAGCTTTTTTGGGTTTTACTCAATGTCACTCTTTCATCAAAACACAAAATCTTACCCTAATCCCCAAAGTCCAATAGCCCAAAATCAAAATGCCAATTTGGCACAAtttctcatcatcatcaaatacaATCAAAACATCCTTCAATCCTCAATTAATCAGCAAACAGCATTCAAACAAACGCCAATTTCTTTGTTAAATGGATAAATTAAATTCCCAATGAATAGAGATCCAAACCCAggaaaataaaaacaataattatcaAGAAATCAAAGAAATCTGGGAAAAGGGTAGTTGAAAAAACCCTAAAAAGGGGTTGGGAGGAGAGGAGAAACTTACGAAGAAATGAGAAAGATGAACAATGGTCCAAGCCATACCAGCAGAACAACCTAGGAGAGAGAGAACAAGAAGCCAAGAAAAGAAGAGAATAAAAATGTAGGTAGTCCATACACCTGGGTATGTCACCCATTCTGTATTCTTATTCACTTCCTTCGATGCTTCCGCTCTCACATACATCATCTTCTCCATCTTCTTcccaattcttcttcttcttcggcAACTTTCTGGGAATTTTTATCTGATTAGATTTGATGAATTGTTGCAGATAATTTGACTGTATCtactaaaaatattaaattgtgGGTAATATCAAGATTTTGATTTCTAAGTTTAGGTTTTTAGATATTTGTAAAACGACGAAGGTTGATTTACAAGATTGCAATTTGgggttttatttaatttattattttggttGAAAAGGGCGGATATATAATAAATTAAGTAGAAACTAGAAAGGTACAGCAAGTATTGGTATTGCAGGGGTGGTGGCCGGAAATTCAGAAACTACCGGTTTGGTTGTTAATGTGGATGCACTTTTCTTGACCAAAGATTGGATATTTATGTTTATCTTATACTCCCTCCTTAAGTCTTTTATTATTGccttaaccaccaaggcaaCAAGACCAATCAAATAGAATTTGAGAGCAatacttgtatagttgtataATGTATTGTTTTTATAGTCCACACGGTGTAACCATGTTGTTGATATTCAAGATCCGAGATCAAATGTCGTCCACCATTTGTCGGTTTTTCCAATCCCGACTCAAAATTAATCTGatccaaaataatttattttaccGTCCTAAATAGACAAAACAACTCAATCCATCTTACGTTGTGGCTGCTTTTTTTGTCCGGGGACATTTGGCAAGGGGCAATTACACGAGGATAAAAAGTATTTTACTCATCAATCCTCATGGTTAACAAGCCTTTACTTCATTGCTTGGCCTATTGGTAATAATATTAGATTACTAGTTCCACAAGAAGCATTTTGGGTGGGCATTCCTTACTCTTTTCCTCCATTTTAAAAGGGTCTTGTCCGCTAATCTGGAACGGGTTCAACTATATGATATTCTAGCCCAATAAAGTCTTCTCTTTACCTActttaaagaataaaaataaatacttTCCATGGCTGTCAAAACGCTTAGATAAGTGGTGACAAAATATTTTTGGTAGAGTGAAATGTGTGCCCCACACTTTCAGCTAATGAGAAGCCATTGTAGGTTACACTTAACGCAGATAAATCATAAATGAGTctttttaattagttaagcaataaaaaaaattagttaaaagcaatagaaccaattagttagacAATCAAAACGGTCTTTTtaataaggcggtcttacacaaaagttaccgTAAAACAAGCACTTACCTGTACACATCCAAAACCAAacagtaacaaaaaaaaaaaaaaaaaaaagaaaaaccgcACACCTAGCTAGGCACTAATCTTTAGTTCTTCATGACCCAAAACAACCTCTAAGATAAAACAAGCCCTTACTTATACACTTGTTCTTCTTCTTGATCTTGTTTCGGTTATTCTATGGTGATCTACAAATGTGACAAGGCTTCCCAGGCAAATTTCCGCGTTCCAGACTAATTGCTTGATACTTATAAAACTCCCAAGGCATTCTTCTTTCTTTGATCCATGTATCTTTAAATGCTTTTTTACGATAATCAAAGTTATCCAACGAATGGGATACATAATAATTAAACCTAACCCATGACTCTTTCATCATCCATCCACTAACTGAATTACATAATTACGATAcgtaaatgtgcataaacagagCAAACCGTTACATGACCCAGCAAAATTTACAGTGTCGAATGACCCACGTTTTGGGTGGTAAAATTCGACGGTACTACTACTACGACACCCTGGATTTTCGAGGTTGACATGGTATAGTGAGTGTTTGTGATTGAGGATGAGGTGGTGACCACCGTTTGCGGCGGATTTTTGGCGGTGGAGATGGAGGCGGACGAACGTAGAATCGGTTATAAGGGTTTTCCATGATTTGGATAAACGAATAACATATTTTGCTGGTAATCTACTCAGTATCTCAATGATTATGTCATTGGGAAAGATTACCATCTTTTAAGTTTTCTCCAGTGAGGGAAAAATATATCATTGTATTGTGTTATCCGTGCATACGTACACATCTAATATTTATCTACGTTTATCTTGAAATGTACGACATATAAATTCGATGCAGGGTTACTAATGGTAAAACCGCAAAAATGAATTTGAAAAAGataaaatttgaaaatataaCGTAAAAACAATGGAAAACTAGAACTTGTCATGTTAAAATTTCATCTAAATGTTTTCTTAATCTTTATTCAATAaaaaatcatcaatcaaattaaacCATTAAGCCAGAAATATACATTGTTTGAAGCATTTTGCAATTTGGGTGGGTCTTGTTTGCTAACCTGGAACGCTAGCAGTAGCGTAACCAGAAATTATACATACAGGGGCAAAACTTAACATACGATTTTTATAACAATgcaaattggaaaaaaaaattgaaaaaaaaaacaatataatAGTAAGGGAGATAAAATTTGAACCTAATACCTCCAACAACCTCTACTTGAGTTTATATTTGATATGTATTTTATAAtgcatattttttaaaaatatcataGGGGGCCAATGGCCATGCTCCTGCCAGCCCCGCCTTAGTTTTGCCTATAGGCTTCTAGCCCTACATAGTCTTCTCCTTACCTACctttaaaaaataaagataaatacTTTCCATGGCTGTCAAAACGCTTAGATAAGCGGTGACAAAACAATGAAATAGTATTTCTATTGGGATGAAAAATGTACAAAGAATGAATTCGAAAAGTCACTAAAAACTCCATACAAACCTCTCCATTCGCATAAGATTACATGGATATCAATAACCTACAGGTACATTACATATACTACACTCATCTCATGATTTGCTAGCATAAACAGGATACGGTTACTCCGTCTGGATTAACACAAGCCTCGATCAGGTTAATAATTTTACACAAACTCAAGAAGATAACTCAGAGCTGACTGAACCACTGCTTACTGCCTCCAACCCCTCGACTAAccttctcttagaagacttggTTCTGTAACACCATATTTCAAAAGCTTCAGTCAAATCTGGAAACCCTAACTGTTCGGACTCCATCCAATCAGCCAGTATGTTAGCCTGATCGTTTGATGGCAACGCTACTATAACCGAAACAATAGCTCCCTGTATCCCCTGACATAAGTCTTCATCCATCCTGAAAGGAAAGCCTGTTTCTTCATCACCGACAGAATCAAGTACAGGCTTCATTTTCTGGATATAAGGAAGCCATGTTTTCAACAATTGCATCCTACAGGAAGAAGGCAAAATCACATTGCCATACCCCACCGCATCTAAAACCTTTGCGGTAATCTCGATAAGCTTGAACTTCAAACTAAACATGACAGATTCCAATTTCGGGTGTTCAACCATGTTTAGTATGGAGCTTGATAAATCAACCCATTTCGAGACAAAATCTCCCATTAGATTCATCTTAGGAAGCAAATTACACAACCATTCAAGACCGCTTAAATTGTGCAATATACTATTTTCAGAATTTTCTAAGGAAAAGTCAGGAGGGTGTGAGAGGAGCGATGCAAGTTCCTTTTGGAACATCGAAAACATCTGAGAAAGACCCTTTCTTATCTCGGATTTAACTTCATCATCAGCAATAACTAACGGGGTGTCTTCATCTTCACCTAACATGTACTCTATCTGTTCTTGAGCGGAGATCCTAATCTCATCACCAAATGGAGGGCAAGGTGTAGAGATAGACATGGCATATCTAACTGCAGCAAGAAAGACATTTTTGGTAGAATTTGGATCTAGGGGTTTAAGCCGAGCCAAAATAGGCAAGGCTACTACATGCCCGAGTTTTGGCACAATTCTTAATATCTCCTCCTCTTCATTGTTTTCCCAAGGAACAGCTTCTAAGTAATCAACACAGGTTTTGGCGATTTCTTCACATTGAAGAGACACTGCAACCTGGAGAACACCAAGGGCTGAATTCACACTTTTCCACGAGTCAACAAGTGAGCTTGCGGGAAGGTGAAGATGGCTCAAGAGATGAACATAGTGATCGTAGTCAACAAGCGAACAATGCAATTCAATGCAAGAACCAGTGTTAGGGGACAAAAGCTGTTCGGCAAAGAATTTGCTCTTTTCTTTAAGAATGGAGGACTTAAAAAAGAATATTTTGTGGGTTCCTTGCTCGTTATTTCTCAAACACACGGTGATGTCTTTGATATATTGATCTTCTGTGGGTTTACCGCTCTTATCTACTGCAGCTTCATCCATATGTTATGAGAAATGTCAAAAAGATTCATGCTTGTTCGCAGCTGAAAATGAAGTATGTTCATGTTTTAGTTTAAACTAGCCAATTACATCATACAACTCGATGCCTAAAAGTATAGTCAAATTCACTACTATCAAAGATTTCGAAAATGGGGTTCACTAAATATAAACCATCAAAGATGGAATTGATTTGTAGTTGGGCTTGGTTACAAATTTTACATCAATGTATGCACATTCATTCATCAATTCCTAATTGAATTAACAACAATATGATGAAAAGAAGCACAAGATTACATTCCTAGTAAAATAACCATCAAATCCAGGTATCCAGCAACAAAATTCATAACTCCAAATCCCCAATCCCACAATGGCAACAACATATCCACAAATTCCACCATAATCAATCCACACTAGCGTAAtaatatcaacaagttaacataaATTAGGCacaaaatcaataaattaaggaaataatTGATTCATAAGCATATTAATTCAACAATTAAACCAATTAATTCACCCAATCATTAGTTACTAAACAAGTTCAAAGTTcagaaattcaaaaaataaaataaaaatcccaCCAGTtaacaaatttaattcaagactTCATCAAATCAACCCAAGCCAACCAATTTACCCAATCCCTAATTGCTAAACAActccaaattaaattaaacaaacttGTAACTATTTAACAAATTTCAGATGTTCCAAACcaaatctggaaaaaaaaaatgaaattgaagtaaaagtgGAAGGTTACAAACAGACAAATGGCGCAGTGAATAAACGGCTGTGCTGGTGGCTGCTGCGGCGGAGCGGTTCCCGTACACTGGAAAGGGTGAGAGAGAATATAAGAGGGGAAGAGAGTATTTATTTATCTTTAGACTTTAGTCAAGTTGTTTTCttataaaagaaaaagaaaaagtaaacccagaaaatcaccaaaaaaataaataaaaggaaaactCTGTACTGCCAAAATTAAAAAACCTACACTTTCTTATTACACTTTGCCTTCGTATTAACAAACGTCGTCTTCGTCTTCGTCGTCGTGCTCTTCCTCTTCAGATATCAGAACACCAACTGCAAATCAAAATCCCAATATTTTGTAGTCTGCAACATTATTGCGGGGAAAATTCTACAGATTTCTGGAATTTTAATCCGTTTTGGTGGGCTGCTGCTTGCTTGCTTCTAGGTATTTCATAATCTACTCATTATATGTTTGAAATTAAGAAACTTCTAATACATTGAATTTCTTTCAGTATGAATGTATGATATTCATTAAGCCGAATTAATTTCATTAACTTCTTCGTGTAAAAATTTCTGCttttattgtttttatcttTAGGACCAGATCACCAgagtatttatttatgtttaggGTCTAATTTGCAAAAAAGATATTTTATAGTCTAAATTTTACTTAGAAATGTtcttatataatttatttttatttttctgtaaAATCACATCTTAATGCTTTTTTGCGTAAAACAACCAAAATCAAGGGAAAATTTTCGGcattgactgatttttctgacAGCACGTGTGGCTTCATTTTACATGCTAACTTCAGTGGCGGATCCAGAAATTGTACTAAGTGGGGTCACTAAtacaaaattactgaaaaattaactaaattaggtactttttaatacaaattagtttaaaattaactaaaattatgtaattttttttggccAAGTGGTGACCCCACTCCCTACACACTAGATCCGCCAGTGCTAACTTGTAATAACGAGAATGTTTAGTGGGAACGAAACATGAATTGTCAAAATCGAGCACtaccaaaataaaaatcatcAATGCCTGAAACTTCCTTTAGGTTGTCTtccgcaaaaaaaaaattgcattaACTTGTGATTTCTCAAAAAGAAAATACAAAGTCCATTTTTCGTAAATTTTGGATTACAGGGTATAAAACAAtaatttttggcaaatttgtcaTATTTAGGCAAGTTTTTTATCGTGCATATTTTCGTGTCcgtatattaaaataaaaagtaaactCGTCTTAATTAAATATGTTAAGTGAacaagaaaattaaaattacctAATTGCCTTCCTTTGTACTCTTTGCCGTAGGACCGTAGTAATTAACAAACCCTTCGTCTTCCTATTCAGAACCCCAACTGCAAATCAAAATCCCAAGATTTTGCAGACCTGCAACTTTGCTGTGGTGAAAATTCTGCTTGGCCTGCTTCTAGGTATTTCATAATCTAGTGATTACATGTTTGAAACTAAGAAACTTCTAATAGATTGAATTGTTTTCTGTATGAAATTCATTAAGCCGAATTAGTTCATTAACTTCTCCATGTAAAACtttctgtttttcttttttctttgattATATGGCTTGGCTTTTTCAAGTTTTGTTCTTGCATTGAGTATAAACTAGAGGAGTATTAACATAATAACATCAATAGTTTAACGTCATGTAATAACAGCCTGTTAACTAAATGAtcattgtgaatttgtgattaaCAAGTCATGGATATATGCAGGAAGGATCATAATGAGCAAGCTTCCACCTTCGTTGCTGTTGCAGCAATACTATGAGAACAGGGTGAAATTCCTGGTTGAGCAGAAGGCTGCTGGATTAAACCCGTACCCTCACAAAGTCACAAGTTCAATGTTACAATGACAATACCTGAATTCATGGAGAAATATGGTGGGTTGAACAATGGTGATTGTCTTGAAGATGTCCCCGTTTCATTGGCAGGAAGGATCATGAACAAACATCCATCTTCTTCGAACCTCATCTTCTACGATTTGCAAAGTGGTGATGTCAAAGTCCAGGTTGTTGCTGATGCTAAAACTTCTGAGTTGGGAGAAACTGAATTTTCCAAGTTCCATTCTTCAGTTAAATGTTATGATATTGTTGGTGTAATTGGATTCCCAGGAAAAACTAAGGGAGGGGAACTAATAATTTTTCCCAAGTCCTTTGTTGTTCTATCACATTGCCTCCGTTCAATGCCATTACAAAAAGTTGGACCTTCTGATAACGCGAATTTGAATGATGTACAAACTCGGTATAGCATGCGTTTCTTGGACCTGATTATGAATGGTGAAGTAAGAGAAGTGTTCAAAACCCGGTCAAAGGCTATCACATCTATAAGGAGGTTTCTTGACAATCTAGGTTTCCTAGAGGTAGAAACACCCATAATGAACTCGATTCCTGGTGGTGAAAGATCATTTAAGACTTACCACAATGATCTGAATATGAAGCAATACATGCGTCAGACGCCTGACCTGTATCTGAAGCAGCTTGTTGTTGGTGGACTTAGTCGTGTGTATGAAATTGGAAAGCAATTTAGCAATGAAGCTATTGACCTGAGACATAACCCTGAGTTTACCACTTGCAAGTTTTATATGGCTTATTCAGATTACAATGATCTGATGGAGCTAACGGAAACTATGTTGAGTGACATGGTGAAGGAATTGACTGGTAGCTTCATCATTAAATGTCATTCAAATAACTCGGATAAGGAATTTGTTGAGATTGATTTCACCCCTCCATTCAGGTTGgtctttttatttttgtgttgtTTGCATCCTTGGTTATTGAACACAATTTTCATTACACAATTGTAGCTATCAAGATCAACAAACTAACAATATTACATGATGAAAACATTTGAGCATTTTGCTGTTTTTGCATTCTGCATTCATATTTTGTAGACTAGTATTGTAGTGAATGAAGTGCCTTCAGTTTTGGTGAATGGAGAATAGTCACACTTTGATTGTTCAAAAGCGCACTCTTTGAGAACAGTACTCAGTTTTGCAAACCATTGCCTAGGTGCTTGCTTTAGGCCATATAAGGACTTGAGAAGTTTGCAGACTTTATCGGGCTTGTTTTCATTGCATTGCTCCCTTTCAAGTCTTACTTTCAATCTGTGCCCTTCCCTTAGATATCCCGGAGGCATCTTCATATAGACTGTTTCCTGCAAATCACCATGGAGAAAAGCATTTTTAACATCCATCTGAAGTACTATCCATCCTTCAATTGATGCTATGGCTAGTAGAGATTTTACAGCGGTCATCTTAGCTACTGGAGCAAATGTTTGGTCATAATCAATtccatatattttattatttcaagtctGGACTTATTTTTGTCAAGGGTTCCATTTGCATGATTCTTGGTTCTGTACAACCATTTACAGCCAATTGCTGTTTCCCCTTTAGGAAGATCAGTGATCTCCCATGTCTTGTTGATTTCAAGAGCATCCAACTGTTCATTCATAGCATCAAACCACTTTGAGTGCTTGATAGCCTCTTTAAACAAATTTAGGGTCTTTTTGTTTAAGTTTCTCAGCAAGGAAGCAAAAGAAGTCATGAGAGGCTTGGGCCACAACTACTCTCTCTATTTTGTGAGGTTTAACAAACGAAGCAAAGTTAGCAGTATAGTAGTCATTATGCCATGCAGGTGGCCTATGTGATCTGATAGATTTCCTTGGTTCAAGGATTAGTGATATTTCCAGTATTGAATTCTTGACCTGCATTTCTAGGACCTAGGGCTGTCAGGGCTAACAGAAAGAGATCACTCACATCAGGAGCGTTATCTTTAGTGTCAACCCATCTGCTATGAGGTGATACCGAGCTTTGTATGTTAGAATCAATAACCACTTTAGGAGTATTAGAGTTAGATCCTATATGGGTATATAGCTTCATAAAATTTTACATCTCTACATACAAATGTTACGTTGTTAGTAAGACTGTAGAGTCTATAACCCTTTTGTGTTTGAGGATAGCCAATAAAGACACATGGAACTCCTCTTGCATAAAACTTATCatgagttctactaggattactTGCCATAGCTAAACAACCATAAAAATTCAAATGATTATGTTGAGATTTAGTTTTGTATAGTACCTCATATGGACTCTTGTTTTCCAGGAGTGGAATAGGTAGCCTGTTTGTGATTATGGACTGCTGCTAGGACACAATAACCCCAAAAACTGAGAGGTAGCCCCGCCTGAAATCTGAGTGCTCTACTCATTTCTAAAATATTTCTGTGCTTCCTTTCCACTCTTCCATTTGTTGTGGCCTATCTACACATGAAGTTTGATGTACAATCCCTAATGTGATGTACACATGAAATTTGATCTACAGCCCTTTAAGGTCATGTCTAGTCTTCACGGGGTTGGTCAGTAAACCAAAGCAGCCAGTCATATGTGTTCTGAAGTACCAGAGTCAATTATCCATTCCGACCCTGTAGTATCAGCATGAAAACAGGTCACAATTCCTGCATAGTTGTAGTCCAGTAAGAAAGTGAAAAGGCCTCTGTTCTTCTTGATGCATATTCAAAGCAGTCACAAATGCATTGATTTCTGTTGTCATCGTAGTGATTGGAGGAAAGTTGTTAAGCGATTCCAACTCTTCCCACAATTCCTGCATTTCTGTGCAATACTCGGTGATTGGTCTCCCTTGCTGCTTACTCCCATTTAGGTCTCTGCTAAGCTTATATTTCCTTGATTCGTTGGTCACACCAAACCGTTTGTCAAGTTGTTTCCAAATTTGTGCTGAATCATTCAGAAACATGATAGATTTTTTAATAGGTTCAGACGCATTAAAATATATCCATGATATCACAAATGATCTCTTCCAAGACCTATAGTTTTCTGGTCCTGTCAACTTCCATATGAAGGGTGCAAGTAAAGAGGAGTAGAGGACTATTGGTTTCTATTGCTGACCCCATGACTGATTTACACTATATTTCTCAAAATATATAGTAAAGCTTTGATTTTTATAGTATTAACAGCTCTATTTTGATAAAGACTGAAACTTTATAGTAGGAATGCAAATTATATTCTAGCAAATCCACACACCAGGATAACAACAACTACAAATATGAATGCAGCTTACTGGACTCTTTTTTTCTATGCTTTGTCATCCTCATGGTTTATTGATGATTATATTAGATATAAGATTATCATTATActacaaataaaattaatttgagccctccaaaaataaaaattggctGGAAGAAAATTACAAAGATGAGACTGATTAACATCCTTCACCTCTTGTTCGAATTGCAGGAGGATTAACTTGATTGAGGAATTAGAGAAAGTGACACATCTATCCATACCACAGGATTTATCTACTGAAGAAGCAAATCAATATTTGATGGAGGCATGCGCGAAGTACAATGTGAAATGTCCGTCTCCACAAACAACAGCCTGCTTGCTAAATAAACTGGTGGAACACTTTTTGGAGGAAACCTGTGTAAATCCAACCTTCATTATAGATTATCCAGAAATTATGAGTCCTTTGGCCAAGTGCCATAGGTCAAACCCTGGATTGACAGAATATTTCAAGTTGtttgtgaacaagcatgttctTTGCAACGGTTGCACTGAATTAAATGATCCCATGGAGCAGAGGCGGCAATCAGGTAGTAGGGATGGAGCAATAGTTTTGGATAAGAAGACTAGTTTGGCGCTTGAGTATGGGCTACCTCCTTCTTCTAGCTGGGAATTGAGTGTCGATTATCTAGCAATGTTGGTGACAGATTCTCAAAACATACAGGAAGTCTTACTCTTTCCAGCCATGAAGCCTCAATTTGAgccatcttcatcatcatcatcatcttcttcttcatctatGCCTTCATCTTTGCGTATTGTTGTTGTTGGAGACATCCATGAGGAATGGAAATTAGAGGATGACACTAAAGCACTCGGTTTTCTACAGCCGGATTTGGTGTTGTTCACAGGTGACTTTGGCAATGAGAATGTTGAGCTTGGTAAGGGTATCGCGAAGCTTAACTTTCCCAAAGGAGCAATACTCGGGAATCATGATGCCTGGTCTACTTGTAAGTTCTCCAATAAGGTGAAAGATGGAGTTCAGATTCAACTGGAAAGTCTAGGTGAAGCTCATGTCGGATATGACCACTTGGACTTCCCTCCATTAAAGCTTAGTGTTGTAGGTGGTAGACCATTTTCTTGCGGAGGCAATCAGTTATTCAGAAACAAGCTTATAAAATCAAGGTACTATACTATGGTTCTTGCTTATGAGTTCGATGTTTTCTTTGCTTCGTCTTTGGCCTTTGCATGCTATGTTTTGTTCTCTTCATCTGGTCTGGTCTTatgtgtttttttctttttctagtcTGGTATGGTATGACCtgatttttctgatctgatctattAAGTAACAAGAATAAGGTGAAGATAACATAGCCTAATGGTGTATGTATTTTCAGATATCAAG
This Spinacia oleracea cultivar Varoflay chromosome 6, BTI_SOV_V1, whole genome shotgun sequence DNA region includes the following protein-coding sequences:
- the LOC110796483 gene encoding uncharacterized protein; the encoded protein is MEKMMYVRAEASKEVNKNTEWVTYPGVWTTYIFILFFSWLLVLSLLGCSAGMAWTIVHLSHFFVTYHCFHWKKGTPFSDDQGIYNGLTWWEQIENGQQLTRNRKFLTVIPVVLYLIASHTTDYQNPMLMLNTLAVFVLVVAKFPRMHRVRIFGINGEN
- the LOC110796464 gene encoding BTB/POZ domain-containing protein At3g05675; this translates as MDEAAVDKSGKPTEDQYIKDITVCLRNNEQGTHKIFFFKSSILKEKSKFFAEQLLSPNTGSCIELHCSLVDYDHYVHLLSHLHLPASSLVDSWKSVNSALGVLQVAVSLQCEEIAKTCVDYLEAVPWENNEEEEILRIVPKLGHVVALPILARLKPLDPNSTKNVFLAAVRYAMSISTPCPPFGDEIRISAQEQIEYMLGEDEDTPLVIADDEVKSEIRKGLSQMFSMFQKELASLLSHPPDFSLENSENSILHNLSGLEWLCNLLPKMNLMGDFVSKWVDLSSSILNMVEHPKLESVMFSLKFKLIEITAKVLDAVGYGNVILPSSCRMQLLKTWLPYIQKMKPVLDSVGDEETGFPFRMDEDLCQGIQGAIVSVIVALPSNDQANILADWMESEQLGFPDLTEAFEIWCYRTKSSKRRLVEGLEAVSSGSVSSELSS